From the genome of Actinomycetota bacterium:
GCGGTCATGCGACGGCGTCCAGGGATAGCGGTTGTTGTTGGCGTAGGTGCGGATCGACGTCTCGATGGCGTCGCCCGCCCAGTAGATCGTCGCGTGGGTGAGCAGATCGTCCTTGGTGAACACCCGTTCAACGTCGCCGCCGTTGTCCGACCAGTTCGCCCAGCGTTCCAGCATCCAGGCCAGCATCCCGGCCGGGGAGTCGGCCAGTCCGTAGGCGAGGGTGCTGGGCGCGAGCACGTGCGCCGCCAGGTGGACGGCGAACGTGAGCGGTGTCGAGAACCCGAAGCCGGGCAACGACGGCACGATCACCTCGAACGCATCCGCCGGGTCGGCTCCGAACGCGGCCGGGTCGGCGAGCGGGTCGATGACCTTGGCCCAGTGCCAGAACGTCCACGGCCAGCCGTGGCTGAGGATCAGCGGCACGGGGTCGGCCCCGACGCCGGGCTTGCGCATGAAGTGGACCGGCACGCCGCCAACCTCGACGCGGTAGTGCTCGTAGGCATTGATCGCCCGCTCGGCGGCGCGCCAGTCAAACCCATCCGCCCAGTACGCCACCAGCTCCTGCAGGTACGAGCGGCGCACCCCGTAGTAGCCGTCGTCGTTGCCGGCATCCCGCGGCCACTTGGTCGTGGTCAGCCTACGACGCAGGTCATCAAGCACCTCGTCCGCCACCTGCAGCGACGTCGGCGTCAGGGGAAACGATCGTGTCGGCACGGAACTGTCCTCTCCAATGGCGGGACGGCTCGACGACGCGTCTGGGGTCCGCCGTGCGTCCAGGAAACACGACACACGCCAGCTCCACGGCACGGCGCTGCGGCTCGTGGCCAGACCATCGAACCGGCCGGAGGCTAGGCGCGTAGGACGTTGGCGAAGATCAGCCAGGCGAGCAGCGACTTGGCGACCAGGCTGAGGGTGATGTAGCTGACCTCGCCGACCACATAGTCCCGCCAGCGCCCCACCTCTCGGTACTGCAATGCCATGTTGACGGCGAA
Proteins encoded in this window:
- a CDS encoding epoxide hydrolase, whose translation is MPTRSFPLTPTSLQVADEVLDDLRRRLTTTKWPRDAGNDDGYYGVRRSYLQELVAYWADGFDWRAAERAINAYEHYRVEVGGVPVHFMRKPGVGADPVPLILSHGWPWTFWHWAKVIDPLADPAAFGADPADAFEVIVPSLPGFGFSTPLTFAVHLAAHVLAPSTLAYGLADSPAGMLAWMLERWANWSDNGGDVERVFTKDDLLTHATIYWAGDAIETSIRTYANNNRYPWTPSHDRWPQVEAPTGITLVGYENPPGVTTSEQRVQHFLSARGR